DNA from Asticcacaulis sp. ZE23SCel15:
TTGATCAATAGGCACAAAGCTGACCTCAAGGCCCGCTTCGCGGGCCACGCTTTCGATGTAGGCGACTGTGCCTGTATCTTCGTCATGGGGGAAAACACAACTAACGTGCAATACGGCCTGGCGCTGGTGCTCTCCCAATAGGCCGACTTCACGCTCGGACTTAAGCGCCCGCATGCGCTCGACCAGTGCCCGATGCATATCGTTATATTGGTTGGTGGCGCCCTCACCGACCGTATCCGTCAACCACGTCCATTGCACAACGGCCGCTTCAAGCAGACTGGTCGGCGTATCGCCATTGTACTCCAGCATTTTCGGCGGGCCTGAACCATCATAAGCGAAATCGATGCGACCGTAGATGTCGCGTTCATCCCTCAACCAGCTCTGCTCGATGAGCCGGATCGCATCCGCGTCGTATCCATAGGCTGGTAACGCGTCCTCGGCGATAATCGCGCCGACCGCTGACAGGGCCATTCGGTGGCAGGCTTCCGTCGCGTCATGGATTGTCTCGATCTCCGCCGCAGTAAAGCGGTAAAAAACGCCTTCATTCCAATAGGGCAAATCACTGGTTGTGTGCCACAACATCCCCTCCGCTTCGACGCGCGCCTGCCAATGCGGCCGTGGCGAAATAAGACAGCGTTCCATGCGCGTCTCTCCTAACCGCAACAGCTTCCGCGCGACGTCGAAGATTTGCCAAAACCGCCGCGTGACGAAGCTTGATAACGGTTATTGGTGTCACCATAGGTGCCACGCGCGGCATAGCCACGGCCGGACGGATCGGCCTGCAGATCCATGGGCGATGGCAAGGCACGGCTACCATTTGCGGTCGGCGCGACACTGTAGCCGAGCGGACGGGTTCCGCTGCCGCCATAGGTCGACACCTGACCGCCGCGGTTGACAAACACCGGATAGGCGCCGGAGTGATTTCCGCGCTCCCGTTCCCGCATGTAGGCGTTGCGCGACATATTATTCATGGCATTGGACATCATATAGCCAGCCATGAGCGGCACGAACCAGTTGCCACCGGATGGATTGGCGCGGCTTTCGCAATTGCCCGCGCCGTACTCGGCCTCACATTGCTGTTTTGCCGTAAAGCCCGGTTGCTGCTCTTGCCACTGCCAGGCCTCAGCGAAGGCCGTTTCGCAAAGCGTGTCGTCGTCCTGAGCCGCCTTGCACTCATCCAAGGTCTTGTAGACAAGCATCTGCTCTGTCGGCGGCGCGGCTTGTGGTGCAGGTGTTTGCGGCCCGCAGGCCGATAACATTGCCATTGCCGAAGCCGTCCCGGCAAGGACAGCGATCCAACGCGCTTTACGACGGTTTAGGCCAGTGAGGTATCCCGTTCGGTAGGCCTTGGTAGAATTATATGAGGTCATGATTTAATCTATTGGTCGCATGCATCAGTAAGACAAGGCCGAAGCGTTCAACATGCCGACGACCAGACTAAGGGCAGACAGGGCCAAGGCGGCGGCGATACAGCCCTTCTCATTGGCAGGATCGGTCAGACGCGCATAGATCGTTTTCCAGAACAGCCGGACGATCAGATGCAGCAGGATTTGTGAGAGGATGCCGACACCGCCCCACAAAATCATATCGCCTGGATTGAAGGTTGATTGCCCGACTGACTGAATTGGCAAAGCCAAGGCGAGACTTACGGCAAGGAAATTGATGGCGACCGCGATATTGCCCTTGCGAATTTCCTCCAGTTCACGAATTGGGGTGACCCAAAGGTAGGCCGTTATCCCTACACACCACACGACGATGCCTGTTCCCAAGAACATGAGGTAGGCCGGCAGGTTTTCCAGAGAGTCAACGTTTATCAAATTTATCCCCTTGGTTTTCTTACACGCAACCCAACCATAGAGGCGAATCCACAGCAGGCAAATAGACTGTGATATTCAGTCGCGTATTTTTACTATGCCGCGACAGGCGCGTTTCTCAAGCGAGCCGTTCAGCCTGTTTGCCGCTCACATCCCAACGTCATGCCCGCGCCGCCACGGGCCACCACGCTAAACGTCTAAGCATAGCACTTTGCTTCGCAAGATCCGAAGACACCCATGCGCCCGAACCGGACATTTCTAATAAAATGTGCGTCACTGTCCGCAAGGGGACATTCGGAGTCGCTTTGTCTAGCGCACTACAGAACCAGAACTGACTACGAATGTCGCGGCCCTCGTTTCGAGTCTCGTTTGACAGAACAACTTATCGAGAACTTGGGCGATCGTTACGATCTGATCCCCGTGTCAAGCCATGCCCCCGCCTCCTCAATCCAAGGCAAATAAGCTTTTGCAGATACGCTTAAGCGAGATCAACTCGATGAGGCGTATGGCAACAGCTAACCTCTATTTGAGCACAGGATAGTCAGTATATCCTTCGGCGCCACCACCATACAGCGTCGCCGGATTAAGCTCGGCCAGCGGCGCACCGGACTTCAGGCGTTCGACCAGATCGGGATTTGAGATAAACGGACGACCAAACGCGAACAGATCCGCCTTGCCCTCGCTGAGACGCGTTTCAGCCAGTTCAAGCGTATAACCATTGTTGGCGATATAGGTTTTGCTGAAGCGCTTGCGAAGTGCATCATAATCAAAGGGTGCCATATCGCGCGGCCCGCCCGTCGCCCCCTCAACGACATGAAGGTAGACGATGCCGAGCTCCTCAAGTTCCTCAACGATATAGTTGAACTGTGCCTGAGGATCGCTCGTCGCCACTCCATTGGCAGGCGATACGGGCGAAATCCGGATGCCCGTGCGGTCTGGGCCGATTTCAGCGGCAACCGCTGCGGTAACCTCTAACATTAAACGCGCCCGGTTTTCGACCGACCCTCCATAGGAATCTGTGCGGGTGTTGGCACCGTCCTTGGCAAACTGATCGAGCAGATAACCATTGGCGCCATGAACCTCAACGCCATCAAATCCGGCGGCGATGGCATTTGCCGCCGCCTGACGGAAATCATCAACAATGCCCGGAATTTCTTCAAGGCTCAGGGCGCGGGGTTCTGAAACATCGACAAAACCATTGTTCACAAAGGTTTTGGTTGCGGCCCGAATGGCTGAAGGGGCGACAGGCGCGCCGCCATTTGGCTGGAGATCAACATGCGACACCCGACCGACATGCCAGAGCTGAAGAACGATATGACCGCCTTTGGCATGAACCGCGTCGGTGACTTTGCGCCAGCCGTCAATCTGCGCCTGGGTATAGATACCCGGTGTGTCCTGATAGCCTTGGCCCTGCTGAGAGATCTG
Protein-coding regions in this window:
- a CDS encoding alkene reductase, producing MTKDTLFEPYTLGVLTLSNRIVMAPLTRNRAGADFVPGDLAAEYYSQRASAGLLISEATQISQQGQGYQDTPGIYTQAQIDGWRKVTDAVHAKGGHIVLQLWHVGRVSHVDLQPNGGAPVAPSAIRAATKTFVNNGFVDVSEPRALSLEEIPGIVDDFRQAAANAIAAGFDGVEVHGANGYLLDQFAKDGANTRTDSYGGSVENRARLMLEVTAAVAAEIGPDRTGIRISPVSPANGVATSDPQAQFNYIVEELEELGIVYLHVVEGATGGPRDMAPFDYDALRKRFSKTYIANNGYTLELAETRLSEGKADLFAFGRPFISNPDLVERLKSGAPLAELNPATLYGGGAEGYTDYPVLK
- a CDS encoding glutathionylspermidine synthase family protein, with translation MERCLISPRPHWQARVEAEGMLWHTTSDLPYWNEGVFYRFTAAEIETIHDATEACHRMALSAVGAIIAEDALPAYGYDADAIRLIEQSWLRDERDIYGRIDFAYDGSGPPKMLEYNGDTPTSLLEAAVVQWTWLTDTVGEGATNQYNDMHRALVERMRALKSEREVGLLGEHQRQAVLHVSCVFPHDEDTGTVAYIESVAREAGLEVSFVPIDQIGFSEVEGGTFVDQYNVPIRLLFKLYPWDWLLADDYGPKLAAAVLKGNIRLFEPAWKMLLSNKLLLVKMRDMYPDSPYLLDTQLSEKAFQDFWSGFCA
- a CDS encoding DUF350 domain-containing protein, producing the protein MINVDSLENLPAYLMFLGTGIVVWCVGITAYLWVTPIRELEEIRKGNIAVAINFLAVSLALALPIQSVGQSTFNPGDMILWGGVGILSQILLHLIVRLFWKTIYARLTDPANEKGCIAAALALSALSLVVGMLNASALSY
- a CDS encoding DUF1190 domain-containing protein, which codes for MAMLSACGPQTPAPQAAPPTEQMLVYKTLDECKAAQDDDTLCETAFAEAWQWQEQQPGFTAKQQCEAEYGAGNCESRANPSGGNWFVPLMAGYMMSNAMNNMSRNAYMRERERGNHSGAYPVFVNRGGQVSTYGGSGTRPLGYSVAPTANGSRALPSPMDLQADPSGRGYAARGTYGDTNNRYQASSRGGFGKSSTSRGSCCG